Proteins from one Desulfurellaceae bacterium genomic window:
- the gpmI gene encoding 2,3-bisphosphoglycerate-independent phosphoglycerate mutase produces the protein MKLTPHPNLPAPHGPLVLLILDGVGIGQADEFDAVACAATPTLDALGEGGLARQLRAHGTAVGLPSDADMGNSEVGHNILGAGRIFDQGAKLVDAAIEHGTIWTGTWQTIVRHLRETGGALHLIGLVSDGNVHSHEKQLFALIRRAADEALPQLYVHALQDGRDVPETSALVYIDRLEDVLAGARETGKDYWIASGGGRMTTTMDRYEADWAMVERGWKAQVHGIGRAFPSARSAIETYRQETPGIADQFLPEFVVSGSDGRPRGPVQDGDAVIFFNFRGDRGLEISQAFEAGPEFDKFDRGRVPQVMYAGMMLYDGDLHIPRRYLVSSPEVERPVSEYLAHTGVRQLACSETQKFGHVTYFWNGNRSGKFDADSEEYIEIPSDQVPFDEAPWMKSAETAQTVIQAIHTGDFPFIRVNFAAGDMVGHTGKIDASITAVEEVDRALGRILPEVLASKGCLVVTADHGNAEDMVQRDPSQHPLLGVDGKPQPRTSHSLNPVPFFVVEGDGRVFSLRDDLPGAGLANVAATLLELLGYQPPEEYEPSLLKP, from the coding sequence ATGAAACTCACCCCGCACCCCAACCTGCCCGCTCCCCACGGCCCGCTTGTTCTGCTCATCCTCGACGGCGTCGGCATCGGCCAGGCCGACGAGTTCGACGCCGTGGCCTGCGCCGCAACCCCGACCCTGGACGCGCTGGGCGAGGGCGGCCTGGCACGCCAGCTGCGCGCCCACGGCACTGCGGTCGGCCTGCCCTCGGACGCCGACATGGGCAATTCCGAGGTCGGCCACAATATCCTGGGCGCGGGCCGCATTTTCGATCAGGGCGCCAAGCTGGTTGACGCGGCGATCGAACACGGCACGATCTGGACCGGCACCTGGCAGACCATCGTGCGCCACCTCCGGGAAACGGGCGGCGCCCTGCACCTGATCGGTCTGGTGTCGGACGGCAATGTCCACTCCCACGAAAAGCAGCTGTTCGCCCTGATCCGGCGGGCCGCCGACGAGGCTCTGCCGCAGCTGTATGTCCACGCCCTGCAGGACGGCCGCGACGTGCCCGAGACCTCGGCGCTGGTGTATATCGACCGGCTGGAAGACGTGCTGGCCGGCGCGAGAGAGACAGGGAAAGACTACTGGATTGCGTCCGGCGGCGGGCGGATGACGACGACGATGGACCGCTACGAGGCCGACTGGGCCATGGTCGAGCGCGGCTGGAAGGCTCAGGTACACGGCATCGGCCGGGCCTTTCCCAGCGCCCGCAGCGCGATTGAGACCTACCGCCAGGAAACCCCCGGCATTGCCGACCAGTTTCTGCCCGAGTTCGTGGTGAGCGGTTCCGACGGCAGGCCGCGCGGTCCGGTTCAGGACGGGGACGCGGTGATCTTCTTCAACTTTCGGGGCGACCGCGGGCTGGAAATCTCCCAGGCGTTTGAGGCTGGCCCGGAGTTTGACAAATTCGACCGCGGCCGTGTGCCCCAGGTCATGTACGCGGGCATGATGTTATACGATGGAGATCTCCACATCCCCCGGCGCTATCTCGTCTCCTCGCCCGAGGTCGAGCGGCCGGTCAGCGAGTACCTGGCCCACACCGGGGTGCGGCAGCTGGCCTGCTCGGAAACCCAGAAATTCGGCCATGTGACCTATTTCTGGAACGGCAATCGCTCGGGCAAATTCGATGCGGACAGCGAGGAGTATATCGAGATTCCGTCCGATCAGGTGCCGTTTGATGAAGCCCCGTGGATGAAGTCGGCCGAGACCGCGCAGACGGTCATTCAGGCCATCCACACCGGCGACTTTCCCTTCATCCGGGTCAATTTTGCCGCCGGGGACATGGTCGGCCATACCGGCAAGATTGACGCTTCGATTACTGCGGTTGAAGAGGTTGACCGGGCGCTGGGCCGCATCCTGCCCGAGGTGTTGGCCAGCAAGGGCTGTCTGGTCGTCACCGCCGACCACGGCAACGCCGAAGACATGGTCCAGCGCGACCCGTCCCAGCACCCCCTGCTGGGCGTGGACGGCAAGCCGCAGCCCCGGACCTCGCACTCGCTGAACCCGGTTCCCTTTTTCGTGGTCGAGGGCGACGGGCGGGTCTTTTCGCTGCGGGACGACCTGCCCGGAGCCGGCCTAGCCAATGTCGCCGCGACCCTGCTGGAGCTGCTCGGCTATCAGCCACCCGAGGAGTACGAGCCGAGTCTGCTCAAGCCCTAA
- a CDS encoding site-2 protease family protein → MALPLPGNWRPQPPLAEPLPLPAQPIPQQRLPLLPLLLFVTTLATTTFAGAFQRGMDPLVDPWAIVLGLPFALTLMSILLCHEMGHYCFARFHGVWASLPYFLPAPPYLFPIGTFGAFIRMKSPPLDRRALFDVGAAGPWAGVCVAIPAVVIGLSLSEVRPLSPFEGGVILGDSLLFSALTHLVLGGEAERMSVILHPVALAGWFGLFVTCLNLLPVGQLDGGHVMYSLFGHGHRWIARAFLVVIFVLGYQYWFGWFVWLVLLFFLGINHPPTRDVLSSLDVRRKIYAWCTVGLFGLTFMPVPLRIVEPEPLPSGEVTPIAYQVAQPGTLTNHDSSITAAVAEPDGAVRPRPAGLRFVYRP, encoded by the coding sequence ATGGCACTACCGCTTCCGGGCAACTGGCGCCCTCAGCCTCCGCTCGCGGAACCGCTGCCGCTTCCAGCCCAGCCCATTCCCCAGCAACGGCTGCCGCTCCTGCCCCTCCTGCTGTTTGTCACAACCCTGGCCACCACGACCTTTGCCGGCGCCTTTCAGCGCGGCATGGACCCGCTTGTTGACCCCTGGGCCATTGTGCTGGGCCTGCCCTTTGCCCTGACCCTGATGTCCATTCTGCTGTGTCACGAGATGGGTCATTACTGCTTTGCCCGTTTCCACGGCGTGTGGGCGAGCCTGCCGTATTTTTTGCCGGCGCCGCCGTATCTGTTTCCAATCGGCACCTTTGGCGCCTTTATTCGCATGAAATCCCCCCCACTTGATCGACGGGCGCTGTTCGATGTGGGGGCGGCCGGTCCGTGGGCCGGGGTGTGTGTGGCGATTCCGGCGGTCGTGATCGGCCTGTCGTTGTCCGAGGTGCGTCCCCTGTCTCCCTTTGAGGGTGGGGTGATTCTGGGCGATTCGCTGCTGTTCTCGGCCCTGACCCACCTCGTCCTCGGCGGCGAGGCCGAGCGGATGAGCGTGATTCTGCATCCGGTGGCCTTGGCCGGCTGGTTTGGTCTGTTCGTCACCTGTCTCAATCTGCTACCGGTTGGTCAGCTGGACGGCGGCCATGTCATGTACTCGCTGTTCGGTCACGGCCATCGCTGGATTGCGCGGGCCTTCCTGGTCGTCATTTTTGTGCTGGGCTACCAGTACTGGTTTGGCTGGTTTGTGTGGCTGGTGTTGCTTTTTTTCCTGGGCATCAACCATCCTCCGACCCGCGATGTGTTGTCGTCACTCGATGTACGCCGCAAAATCTATGCCTGGTGTACGGTCGGTCTGTTCGGGCTGACCTTCATGCCGGTGCCGCTGCGTATTGTCGAACCGGAGCCGCTTCCCAGCGGAGAGGTGACGCCGATTGCCTACCAGGTGGCGCAGCCCGGCACGCTGACCAATCACGACTCCTCCATCACGGCCGCTGTGGCTGAGCCGGACGGTGCCGTCCGGCCCCGACCCGCCGGGCTACGGTTCGTGTACCGACCATGA
- a CDS encoding dCMP deaminase family protein → MSERLSWDHYFLNITRQVAERSTCSRAKVGAVIVRERSILASGYNGAPSGLPHCTEVGCLIYESRTPDGRVEENCYRTIHAEINAIAQAAKNGVSIRDADMYVTHTPCIHCLKVLINTGIRRVFYDRAYKLETVRQLLAGSDIQLLQIGSVPAEKH, encoded by the coding sequence ATGAGCGAACGGCTGTCGTGGGATCATTATTTTCTCAATATCACCCGCCAGGTTGCGGAACGCTCGACGTGTAGCCGGGCCAAGGTCGGGGCGGTGATCGTCCGCGAACGCAGCATTCTGGCCTCCGGCTATAACGGCGCACCGTCGGGTTTGCCCCACTGCACAGAGGTCGGCTGTCTGATCTATGAGTCGCGCACTCCGGACGGACGGGTCGAAGAGAACTGCTACCGGACGATTCATGCCGAGATCAACGCCATCGCCCAGGCGGCCAAGAACGGGGTCAGCATTCGGGACGCGGATATGTATGTCACCCATACCCCGTGCATCCACTGTCTCAAGGTCTTGATCAACACCGGCATCAGGCGGGTGTTCTACGACCGGGCCTACAAATTGGAGACGGTCCGCCAGCTGCTCGCAGGCTCGGACATTCAGCTTCTCCAGATCGGGTCCGTGCCCGCCGAGAAACACTAG
- a CDS encoding PaaI family thioesterase, translating to MEAPQLTDPFAILLGLRIDEVRPDFCRMCLPFRPAVRTAGETVHGGALATLIDSAGVVAAWSNVTDAPSRGATANLSVSFMAAAQAVDVFAEARVIRRGRSLVFVDIDVTDARGQPVAKGLLTYKLGYG from the coding sequence ATGGAGGCCCCGCAGCTGACCGATCCTTTTGCCATCCTGCTTGGATTGCGGATAGACGAGGTCCGCCCCGACTTTTGTCGCATGTGTCTGCCGTTCCGGCCCGCCGTGCGGACGGCGGGAGAGACGGTCCACGGCGGCGCCCTTGCGACCCTGATCGACAGCGCCGGGGTGGTCGCCGCCTGGTCAAACGTCACCGACGCGCCGAGCCGGGGGGCAACGGCCAATCTGAGCGTCAGCTTCATGGCTGCGGCCCAGGCCGTTGACGTGTTTGCCGAGGCGCGGGTCATCCGTCGAGGCCGCAGCCTGGTGTTTGTCGATATTGATGTCACCGACGCGCGCGGCCAGCCGGTCGCCAAGGGCCTGCTGACGTATAAGCTGGGCTATGGCTAA
- a CDS encoding glycosyltransferase family 2 protein: MPSVSVIIPTHNRRDWVREAIASVAAQTCRDFELIVVDDGSDDGTGVLVDEFSPVCPRLRYVYQANRGVSVARNAGVTLSSGPYLAFLDSDDVWQPSKLARQLAFFEAHPQASICQTEEIWLRRSVRVNPHAKHRKTGGDIFARSLERCLVSPSAVMLRRALFDRVGGFDPQLPACEDYDLWLRIGATEPIHLLDTALVIKRGGHPDQLSRRFWGMDRFRVRSLQKLLDSGVLSPEQRRLTVAVLHKKCTVLARGARKRGRTGAAYLRLAAHYADGASADAEQESR; encoded by the coding sequence ATGCCCAGCGTGTCGGTCATCATTCCCACCCATAACCGGCGGGACTGGGTGCGGGAGGCCATCGCCTCGGTCGCGGCCCAAACCTGCCGGGACTTTGAGTTGATCGTGGTCGATGACGGCTCGGATGACGGGACCGGGGTGCTGGTAGACGAATTCTCGCCGGTGTGTCCGCGTCTGCGCTACGTCTATCAGGCCAACCGGGGCGTGTCGGTCGCGCGCAACGCCGGCGTCACCCTCAGCAGCGGCCCCTACCTGGCCTTCCTGGATTCGGACGACGTGTGGCAACCGTCCAAGCTGGCGCGCCAGCTGGCCTTCTTTGAGGCCCATCCCCAGGCGTCCATCTGCCAGACCGAGGAAATCTGGCTGCGCCGCAGCGTCCGGGTCAATCCACACGCCAAGCACCGCAAGACGGGCGGCGATATTTTCGCCCGCAGCCTGGAGCGGTGTCTGGTCAGCCCCTCGGCCGTGATGCTGCGCCGCGCGCTGTTTGACCGGGTCGGCGGCTTCGATCCGCAGCTGCCGGCGTGTGAGGACTACGACCTGTGGCTGCGGATTGGAGCGACCGAGCCCATCCATCTGCTCGACACGGCCCTGGTCATCAAGCGCGGCGGGCACCCGGACCAGCTCTCCCGACGTTTCTGGGGCATGGACCGGTTCCGGGTGCGGTCCTTGCAAAAACTGCTCGACTCCGGCGTCCTGTCACCGGAACAGCGGCGGCTGACGGTCGCGGTGTTACACAAAAAGTGTACGGTCCTGGCCCGTGGCGCCAGAAAACGCGGCCGGACCGGAGCCGCGTACCTGCGGCTGGCCGCACATTATGCGGACGGCGCGTCAGCAGACGCCGAACAGGAGTCCCGCTAG
- a CDS encoding 2,3-diphosphoglycerate-dependent phosphoglycerate mutase — protein MSFLVLMRHGESVWNFDNRFTGSVDVPLTDTGRAEAQRAGRLLRRHRLSIDHAFSSVLQRAADSLDIVLSVLGQEHLQPHRTPLLNERDYGRLQGMDKAEAARLYGASQVHSWRRSYADGPPGGESLKDVAARLLPYFEAEIAPQLGAGKNVLIVAHEHPLRAIIMQLEKLAPAQLLELELATAVPVVYEFGPGGAIADKRILANESLQSECREKSEH, from the coding sequence ATGTCATTCCTGGTCTTGATGCGACACGGGGAGTCGGTGTGGAATTTTGACAATCGCTTCACCGGGAGCGTCGATGTTCCCCTGACCGACACCGGGCGGGCCGAGGCGCAACGCGCCGGCCGTCTGCTCCGACGCCATCGGCTCAGTATCGACCACGCGTTCTCATCCGTACTCCAGCGCGCCGCCGACAGCCTCGACATTGTCCTGTCTGTCCTTGGACAAGAGCACCTTCAGCCACACCGCACACCGCTGCTCAACGAGCGCGACTACGGCCGGCTGCAAGGCATGGACAAGGCCGAGGCAGCCCGCCTCTACGGTGCCAGCCAGGTCCATAGCTGGCGGCGGAGTTATGCCGACGGCCCGCCCGGCGGCGAGAGTCTCAAGGATGTGGCCGCCCGGCTGCTGCCCTACTTCGAGGCCGAGATTGCGCCTCAGCTCGGCGCGGGCAAGAATGTCCTGATCGTGGCCCACGAGCATCCGCTGCGGGCGATCATCATGCAGCTGGAGAAATTGGCGCCAGCCCAACTGCTGGAGCTTGAACTGGCCACCGCAGTTCCGGTGGTGTACGAATTCGGTCCTGGCGGGGCTATTGCCGACAAGCGGATTCTTGCTAATGAATCGTTACAATCCGAATGCCGCGAAAAATCAGAGCATTGA
- a CDS encoding VWA domain-containing protein gives MTDSRRSLFLGFLMDTVFSLAAWLPPLAFERPVFLWLFAGLPLLWLVQWRSLRSGLGRLSLGLHSLLVGVLILIAAGCHSLQPGTVRGPLLAFDVSHSLTPDQRRWMRDTTVRRLAPGPDTPSLLFAGTRQWLPWSEAEPLLLDPPLRLQLEHSNLAGALTDILAAQPGRTTYVLSDGWETVGSAAPLLPLLAERRQRLYPLAPPGAERLPNLAVQRIGAPQVVQKGDDLTLRLVLDNTHPGPVAAELVLHQRNEPVWQGVVSLSPGVSVLTRSVSLSGDGLIPLRATLTPASDVQDARPDDNQAVAWVRVSRPDTVLLLSGRDRDSRYLRQALSSRGFEVRAPRVSSSSTIPAPESFGTVILNNVDKHSLPSALPSRLRTYVRDGGGLIMVGGESSLGLGGYVGTPVEQALPVVLTPPQKEEKRTAVMLVIDKSGSMRREQRLLFALAGVRGVARNLKDSDLFGVIGFDREPFPVIPLSYMGKIRHEVEARIDRLRAAGGTYLLPALEEAKRQLERQHATRKHVVILTDGETGGSGSAYLDLVSVMRQELGMTISTIAVGRRPNLRLLSRLADYGGGAFHHTTDPSTLPELFIGELEDNAEEKTMVEQEFTPIPNPRSPLLTGLAARRLPQVTGYVEARLKPGARSDASLQVNDTAPPLLASWAYGQGRAVAFTSDANGRWSAAWIGWDGFSSFWEQVVRWSGHTRREKQTDFAVELGHTKQGLVIDLFSHASQEHGRSASADLHLPGGTSHSLSLDRLAPGHYQAVYANPQPGDYRVELDLPSGDTLGPLGYTLPAPNPAGEAPQPEPNLALLESLAHTTGGSLNPDPDSVVHAPGPPQARPLLPYLLPLAVGLYLLELVIRRLAEEPSEQEA, from the coding sequence GTGACCGACAGCCGTCGCTCCCTGTTCCTGGGCTTTCTGATGGACACCGTTTTTTCCCTCGCGGCCTGGCTGCCGCCCCTGGCCTTTGAGCGGCCCGTATTCTTGTGGCTGTTTGCCGGCCTGCCCCTGCTGTGGCTGGTGCAGTGGCGTTCGCTGCGGTCCGGGCTGGGGCGCCTCAGCCTGGGCCTGCACTCCCTGCTGGTCGGGGTGTTGATCCTGATTGCCGCCGGCTGTCACAGCCTCCAGCCGGGAACGGTTCGCGGCCCGCTGCTGGCCTTTGACGTGTCGCACAGCCTGACGCCCGACCAGCGCCGCTGGATGCGGGACACCACTGTCCGACGCCTGGCGCCAGGGCCCGACACGCCGAGCCTGCTGTTTGCCGGCACCCGCCAGTGGCTGCCGTGGAGCGAGGCTGAGCCGCTGCTGCTTGACCCGCCTCTGCGCTTGCAGCTTGAGCACAGCAACCTGGCCGGCGCCCTGACCGACATTCTGGCCGCGCAACCGGGTCGGACGACCTATGTGCTGAGCGACGGCTGGGAGACGGTCGGCTCGGCCGCCCCGCTCCTGCCCCTGCTGGCCGAACGCCGCCAGCGCCTGTATCCCTTGGCGCCACCGGGTGCCGAGCGATTGCCGAACCTCGCCGTCCAGCGCATTGGTGCCCCGCAGGTGGTGCAAAAAGGCGACGACCTGACCCTGCGTCTGGTCCTCGACAATACCCACCCCGGTCCTGTTGCGGCCGAGCTGGTGCTCCACCAGCGCAATGAGCCGGTGTGGCAGGGCGTCGTCAGCCTGTCGCCGGGTGTTTCCGTGTTGACCCGTTCGGTCAGCCTGTCCGGCGACGGTCTGATTCCGCTCCGGGCCACGCTGACCCCGGCCTCGGACGTGCAGGACGCTCGCCCGGACGATAACCAGGCGGTGGCCTGGGTCCGGGTCAGCCGGCCCGACACGGTCTTATTGCTCAGCGGCCGGGACCGCGACAGCCGCTATTTGCGCCAGGCGCTTAGCAGCCGCGGATTTGAGGTCCGGGCTCCACGTGTCTCTTCCTCCTCGACGATACCGGCCCCGGAGTCGTTTGGCACGGTCATCCTGAACAACGTGGATAAGCACAGTCTGCCGTCGGCCCTGCCGAGCCGTCTGCGGACCTATGTGCGCGACGGGGGAGGCTTGATTATGGTCGGTGGCGAATCGAGCCTGGGGCTGGGCGGCTACGTTGGCACACCGGTCGAACAAGCCCTGCCGGTGGTGCTGACGCCACCCCAGAAAGAGGAAAAGCGTACGGCCGTGATGCTGGTGATCGACAAATCGGGCAGCATGCGCCGCGAACAGCGGCTGTTGTTCGCCCTGGCCGGCGTGCGTGGCGTGGCCCGCAACCTGAAGGACAGCGACCTGTTTGGCGTTATCGGCTTTGATAGGGAACCCTTTCCCGTCATTCCGCTGAGCTATATGGGCAAGATCCGCCATGAGGTGGAGGCGCGGATCGACAGACTCAGGGCGGCCGGCGGGACGTATCTGTTGCCCGCCCTGGAAGAGGCCAAACGCCAGCTGGAGCGTCAACACGCCACCCGCAAGCATGTGGTGATCCTGACCGATGGCGAGACCGGCGGCAGCGGCAGCGCGTATCTGGATCTGGTATCGGTCATGCGCCAGGAACTTGGCATGACCATCTCGACGATTGCGGTCGGACGCCGGCCCAACCTGCGCCTGCTGTCGCGTCTGGCCGACTATGGCGGCGGGGCGTTCCACCATACCACCGACCCCTCTACCCTGCCCGAGCTGTTCATCGGTGAGCTTGAGGACAACGCCGAAGAAAAGACCATGGTGGAGCAGGAGTTCACCCCCATCCCCAACCCGCGCTCGCCCCTGCTCACGGGGCTGGCCGCGCGTCGGCTGCCGCAGGTCACGGGCTATGTGGAGGCACGCCTCAAGCCCGGCGCCCGTAGCGATGCATCACTCCAAGTGAATGACACAGCGCCGCCGCTGCTCGCCTCGTGGGCCTACGGACAGGGCCGGGCCGTGGCCTTTACCTCGGACGCCAACGGCCGTTGGTCGGCGGCGTGGATCGGCTGGGACGGGTTCAGCAGCTTTTGGGAACAGGTCGTCCGCTGGAGCGGGCACACCAGACGGGAGAAGCAGACCGACTTTGCGGTCGAGTTGGGTCACACCAAGCAGGGGCTGGTCATCGATCTCTTCTCACACGCCAGCCAGGAACACGGTCGGTCGGCCTCTGCCGATCTCCACCTGCCGGGCGGTACGAGCCACTCTCTGTCCTTGGACCGTCTGGCGCCGGGTCACTACCAGGCGGTGTATGCCAACCCCCAGCCGGGCGACTATCGGGTCGAACTGGACCTGCCGTCCGGCGACACGCTGGGTCCGCTGGGCTATACCCTGCCGGCTCCGAACCCGGCGGGAGAAGCGCCACAGCCCGAGCCGAATCTGGCCCTGCTGGAAAGCCTGGCTCACACCACCGGCGGGAGTCTGAACCCCGACCCCGACAGCGTTGTCCACGCCCCCGGTCCGCCGCAGGCTCGGCCGCTTTTGCCGTATCTGCTTCCGCTGGCCGTGGGGCTGTATCTACTGGAACTGGTCATCAGACGGCTGGCCGAGGAGCCGTCCGAGCAAGAGGCTTAG
- a CDS encoding flavin reductase family protein, with amino-acid sequence MAIDPRELRNVMGHFATGVTVITTKDKTDKPFGLTANAFSSLSLDPPLLLVCIDKTVDCYDCFEDSKVFAVNFLSLAQEELSTRFATKGIEKFEGVSYTLGGLGVPLLDGALAHLECRVAAGYEGGDHTIYTGEVQTIATADAEPLLFYKGKYRQLAE; translated from the coding sequence ATGGCTATTGATCCACGCGAGCTGCGCAACGTCATGGGGCACTTTGCCACCGGCGTCACCGTCATTACCACCAAGGATAAAACCGACAAACCCTTCGGCCTGACCGCTAACGCGTTTAGCTCGCTGTCGCTCGACCCCCCGCTGCTGCTGGTCTGCATTGATAAAACCGTCGACTGCTACGACTGTTTTGAGGACTCCAAAGTCTTTGCGGTCAACTTCCTGTCGCTTGCCCAGGAAGAACTCTCGACCCGCTTTGCCACCAAAGGCATTGAGAAGTTTGAAGGGGTGTCCTACACCCTGGGCGGGCTCGGCGTACCGCTGCTTGACGGCGCCCTGGCCCACCTCGAATGCAGGGTGGCCGCCGGCTACGAGGGCGGCGACCACACGATTTACACCGGCGAGGTCCAGACTATCGCCACCGCCGATGCCGAACCCCTGCTGTTCTACAAGGGCAAATATCGTCAGCTGGCCGAATAA
- a CDS encoding YihA family ribosome biogenesis GTP-binding protein produces MKVSGVEFAGAAARPGQSPVLPYPEIAFAGRSNVGKSSLINRLLNHKIARTSSTPGRTQQLNFFVVNRALTFVDLPGYGYARVSKKDRRAWQLLIEDYLAHAANLCGVVIIVDVRRGPEDEEYALCEFLAHHGRPFVVVATKCDKLKRSQRERQRQALGKRLKGYPPLLFSAQDGTGKDELWAALEAFADTGDADDRLIKKRPASTGR; encoded by the coding sequence ATGAAAGTCTCAGGCGTTGAATTCGCCGGGGCGGCGGCCAGACCGGGCCAGAGTCCGGTGCTGCCCTACCCCGAGATTGCGTTTGCCGGTCGCTCCAACGTCGGTAAATCCTCGCTGATCAACCGCCTGCTCAACCACAAGATTGCCCGCACCAGCAGTACCCCGGGCCGGACCCAGCAGCTGAACTTCTTTGTCGTCAACCGCGCCCTGACCTTTGTCGATCTGCCCGGCTATGGCTATGCCAGGGTATCCAAGAAAGACCGCCGCGCATGGCAGCTGCTGATTGAGGACTATCTGGCCCATGCCGCCAATCTGTGCGGGGTGGTCATCATCGTCGACGTGCGGCGCGGCCCGGAGGACGAAGAGTACGCCCTGTGTGAGTTCCTGGCCCATCACGGTCGGCCCTTTGTAGTCGTGGCGACCAAGTGTGACAAACTCAAACGCTCCCAGCGTGAGCGCCAGCGTCAGGCCCTGGGCAAACGGCTCAAGGGCTATCCGCCGCTCCTGTTTTCGGCCCAGGACGGCACCGGCAAAGACGAGCTGTGGGCCGCCCTGGAGGCGTTTGCCGACACTGGGGATGCTGATGACCGCCTCATCAAGAAGAGACCAGCGTCCACGGGCCGCTGA
- a CDS encoding lysophospholipid acyltransferase family protein has protein sequence MPPPMPHAHAPERKKKIIRPARQKNRLLARCEHGLFRAVFFFFQKLPFPLAFRLGENIGRLLYWLDQPHRRIGLTNLALAFPDKKTAERTRILRDSWLNLGRLIAEFCHLHTLTPDNIAERVRFADRDQWHGLVEKYRHTGALILTGHFGNWELLAHAHACYGFPVHIIHRRLRNPLVDDLIVAQRRLSGNAVIRKTTAGMEVFRAIRNKGVVVAAVDQNASGRMGVFVPFFGHQASTSTGLAGLALATNVPVIPAFLIREQGSWRHRVVILPPVEPIRTGDQAADLEATTAKFTAVFQRIVEQHPDHWLWIHKRWKRRPPGEASLYS, from the coding sequence ATGCCCCCTCCGATGCCCCACGCCCACGCCCCTGAACGCAAGAAAAAGATCATCCGCCCCGCCCGTCAAAAGAACCGGCTGCTGGCGCGCTGCGAGCACGGCCTGTTCCGGGCCGTCTTCTTCTTTTTTCAAAAGCTGCCGTTCCCCCTCGCCTTCCGCCTAGGCGAGAACATCGGGCGGCTGCTGTACTGGCTGGACCAGCCCCACCGACGGATCGGGCTGACCAACCTGGCCCTGGCCTTCCCCGACAAGAAGACGGCTGAGCGGACCCGGATTCTGCGCGACAGCTGGCTCAACCTCGGGCGCTTGATCGCGGAATTCTGCCACCTCCACACCCTCACCCCGGATAATATCGCCGAGCGCGTTCGCTTTGCCGACCGCGACCAGTGGCACGGTCTGGTCGAAAAATACCGCCACACCGGCGCACTCATCCTGACCGGGCATTTCGGCAACTGGGAACTCCTGGCCCATGCCCACGCCTGTTACGGCTTCCCGGTGCACATTATCCATCGGCGGCTGCGCAACCCGTTGGTGGATGATCTGATCGTGGCCCAGCGTCGCCTCAGCGGCAATGCCGTCATTCGGAAAACAACCGCCGGGATGGAAGTCTTTCGCGCCATTCGTAACAAAGGGGTCGTGGTGGCGGCCGTCGATCAGAACGCCTCCGGACGGATGGGCGTCTTCGTGCCCTTTTTCGGCCATCAGGCTTCGACCTCGACCGGCCTGGCCGGTCTGGCCCTGGCCACCAACGTGCCGGTCATCCCGGCCTTTCTGATCCGCGAGCAGGGCTCCTGGCGACATCGGGTCGTCATCCTGCCGCCGGTCGAGCCCATCCGTACCGGCGACCAGGCGGCCGACCTGGAGGCCACCACGGCAAAATTTACCGCCGTGTTTCAACGTATCGTCGAACAGCACCCCGACCACTGGCTGTGGATCCATAAGCGCTGGAAACGCCGACCGCCGGGCGAAGCGTCGCTCTACTCTTGA